In Thermococcus sp., the genomic window ACAGATAGTTTAACCCCCGAACCCAGAAGATGGAATGCGAGTAGTGTCCCTACGAACCAGCCAAGGACTCCCGCGAGGGTCCAGGATACGAGCCACCTGGTTCCCGGATCCTGCAGCATGGTCTCCCCACTCTCAGTTGGGCATCATACCCTTAAGCTTTATTCCGAGTTGTGTTTCCACTGGAAAAGCAACCCTTAAATAACTGGGGCTTTATTTTTACAGGGTGATGTCTATGGTGAGGATAGGTATCATAGGTGGTTCGGGCGTTTACGGCGTTTTCGAGCCTAAAGAAAGCGTCAAGGTGCACACTCCCTACGGCAGGCCTTCGGCTCCAGTGGAAATCGGGGAGATAGAGGGCGTTGAGGTCGCATTCATACCGAGGCACGGGAAGAACCACGAGTTCCCGCCGCACGAAGTGCCCTACAGGGCGAACATCTGGGCCCTCAAGGAGCTCGGCGTCGAGAGGGTTATCGGGATCACGGCAGTGGGCTCACTCCGCGAGGAGTACAAGCCCGGCGACATAGTCATAACCGACCAGTTCATCGACTTCACGAAGAAGAGGGACTACACATTCTACAACGGGCCGAGGGTTGCCCACGTCTCGATGGCCGACCCCTTCTGCCCGGAGATGAGGAAGATTTTCTATGAGACGGCAAAGGAGCTTGGCTTTACCGTCCATGAGAAGGGCACCTACGTCTGCATTGAAGGCCCGAGGTTCT contains:
- a CDS encoding S-methyl-5'-thioadenosine phosphorylase — translated: MVRIGIIGGSGVYGVFEPKESVKVHTPYGRPSAPVEIGEIEGVEVAFIPRHGKNHEFPPHEVPYRANIWALKELGVERVIGITAVGSLREEYKPGDIVITDQFIDFTKKRDYTFYNGPRVAHVSMADPFCPEMRKIFYETAKELGFTVHEKGTYVCIEGPRFSTRAESMMFRQYAHIIGMTLVPEINLARELGMCYANIATVTDYDVWADKPVDAQEVLRVMAENNYKVQELLKRAIPRIPEERKCGCADVLKSMFV